Proteins found in one Camelus bactrianus isolate YW-2024 breed Bactrian camel chromosome 5, ASM4877302v1, whole genome shotgun sequence genomic segment:
- the LOC141577768 gene encoding LOW QUALITY PROTEIN: olfactory receptor 6B2-like (The sequence of the model RefSeq protein was modified relative to this genomic sequence to represent the inferred CDS: inserted 4 bases in 2 codons), with amino-acid sequence MRGENVSRVSAFVLAGFPTAPQLQHLLFLLFLLTYLFVLLENLAVILTVWASPSLRRPMYYFLGTMSSLEIWYVCDIIPKMLDGFLLQRRHISFVRCMTQLYFFSSLVCTECVLLACMAYDRYVAICHPLRYRVIVTMGLCVQLVAFSFVSGFSVSVIKVCFISSATFCGSNVLNHFFCDISPILKLACXDFSMAELVDFILAFIILVSPLXVTVFSYGHITLAVLRVPLTTGRWRAFSTCASHLTVVTIFYTAMIFMYVRPQAIDSRTSNKLISAVNTVLTPILNPLIYCLRNKEFKDAFRKGLGRL; translated from the exons ATGAGGGGCGAGAACGTGAGCAGGGTCAGCGCCTTCGTCCTGGCGGGCTTCCCCACGGCCCCGCAGCTGCAGCACCTGCTCTTCCTGCTCTTCCTGCTCACCTACCTCTTTGTGCTGCTGGAGAACCTGGCCGTCATCCTCACCGTCtgggccagcccctccctccgCCGGCCCATGTACTACTTCCTGGGCACCATGTCCTCCCTGGAGATCTGGTACGTGTGTGACATCATCCCCAAGATGCTGGACGGCTTCCTCCTGCAGCGCAGACACATCTCCTTCGTCAGGTGCATGACTCAGCTCTACTTCTTCAGCTCCCTGGTGTGCACCGAGTGTGTGCTCCTGGCCTGCATGGCCTAcgaccgctatgtggccatctgccaCCCCCTGCGCTACCGAGTCATCGTGACCATGGGGCTGTGCGTCCAGCTGGTGGCCTTCTCCTTCGTCAGTGGCTTCTCCGTCTCCGTGATCAAGGTCTGCTTCATCTCCAGCGCCACGTTCTGTGGCTCCAACGTCCTGAACCACTTCTTCTGTGACATCTCCCCCATCCTCAAACTGGCCTG AGACTTCTCGATGGCGGAGCTGGTTGACTTCATCCTGGCCTTCATCATCCTGGTGTCCCCGCT AGTCACCGTGTTCTCCTACGGACACATCACCCTGGCCGTCCTGCGTGTGCCCTTGACTACCGGCCGGTGGAGAGCCTTCTCCACCTGTGCCTCCCACCTCACCGTGGTCACCATCTTCTACACGGCCATGATCTTCATGTATGTCCGGCCCCAGGCCATTGACTCCCGCACCTCCAACAAGCTCATCTCTGCTGTGAACACTGTCCTCACCCCTATTTTGAACCCCCTGATCTACTGTCTGAGGAACAAAGAATTTAAGGACGCCTTTCGAAAGGGCTTAGGTCGACTTTAA
- the NDUFA10 gene encoding NADH dehydrogenase [ubiquinone] 1 alpha subcomplex subunit 10, mitochondrial isoform X1: MALRLLRLAPASASATSRALAGVAQRAGGIHTSVQCRLQYGPLAFILGEKTTKKLTENSKVITVDGNICSGKGKLAKEIAERLGLRHFPEAGIHYADSTTGDGTALDLQFSGNCSLEKFYDDPRSNDGNSYRLQSWLFASRLLQYADALEHLLSTGQGVVLERSIYSDFVFVEAMHRQGFIRKQCVDHYNQVKKVTISQYLPPHVVIYVDVPVPEVQSRIQKKGNPHEMKITPAYLQDIENAYKTSFLPEMSESCEVLQYDARGAQDAGKVVEDIEYLRYDKGPWLEQDDRKFHNLRMLVQNKLEVLNYTTIPVYLPEVTIGAHQSDRVFHEFTELPGRKYSPGYNEDVGDKWIWLK; encoded by the exons ATGGCCTTGAGGCTGCTGAGACTGGCCCCGGCGTCCGCGTCCGCGACCTCGCGCGCCCTCGCGGGAGTCGCCCAGCGCGCG GGAGGAATTCATACAAGTGTACAGTGCAGGCTGCAGTATGGCCCTTTGGCCTTCATACTTGgtgaaaaaacaaccaaaaaactgaCAGAGAACAGCAAAGTGATAACTGTAGACGGCAATAtatgttctggaaaaggcaagctTGCGAAAGAAATAGCAGAGAGACTAG GCCTCAGGCACTTCCCGGAAGCAGGGATCCACTATGCGGACAGCACTACTGGGGACGGAACAGCCCTGGACCTGCAGTTCAGCGGCAACTGCAGTCTGGAGAAGTTTTATGACGACCCGAGAAGCAACGACGGCAACAGTTACCGCCTGCAGTCCTGGCTGTTCGCCAGCCGCCTCCTGCAGTACGCGGACGCGCTGGAGCACCTGCTGAGCACGG GACAAGGCGTGGTGTTGGAGCGCTCTATCTACAGCGACTTCGTGTTCGTGGAGGCGATGCACAGACAAGGCTTCATCCGGAAGCAGT GTGTGGACCACTACAACCAGGTGAAGAAGGTCACCATCTCCCAGTACCTGCCCCCGCACGTGGTCATCTACGTTGATGTGCCGGTTCCCGAGGTCCAGAGCCGGattcagaagaaaggaaat CCACATGAGATGAAGATCACGCCCGCCTACCTCCAGGACATCGAGAACGCCTACAAGACGTCCTTCCTCCCCGAGATGAG TGAGAGTTGTGAGGTTCTGCAGTACGACGCCAGGGGAGCTCAAGATGCAGGAAAG GTGGTGGAGGACATTGAGTACCTGAGGTACGACAAGGGCCCGTGGCTGGAGCAGGACGACCGCAAGTTTCACAACCTGAGGATGCT GGTTCAGAACAAGTTGGAGGTGCTGAATTACACAACCATTCCTGTCTACCTCCCAGAAGTCACGATCGGAGCTCACCAGAGTGACCGGGTCT